DNA sequence from the bacterium genome:
TATGAGCAGCCTTATTCTCATTTCTCATGTAAAAGACGGTGTCGACCTCGCGCATCAATACAGGCTGAGCGAAGGATTGGTAAATATTATCAGGGAGCACCACGGGACAAGTCTGGTTTCATTTTTTTACCAGGAGGCTTTAAAAGAAAACCCGTCTGAAAATTTGTCGGAACAAAATTACCGTTACCCGGGTCCGAAACCCCAGTCAAAAGAAGCAGGGATTGTTATGCTCGCCGACATTGTTGAAGCCGCCTCAAGGACTTTGAATAACCCCACCCCTAACCATATTAAATCAATGATTAACAGGCTGATAAATGAAAAATTGAAGGATAATCAATTGGATGAATGCGAGTTAAGCATGCGGGACATCACAAAAATTATGCAGGTTTTTGAAAGGGTTTTAATCGGAATATACCACAGCAGGGTTGATTATCCTAAAACTGAGGATATCGTTGATGAAAATATTGATAAACAACTGGCAAAAGTCAGCCAGATTGCGTATAAAAGAATTAAAAAAAGTAATTAGTACTGTCCTGAAAGGCCTGGGGTCGGAAGAAGCCATAGTTGGAATCACTTTTGTTGATGATAAAACCATTAAAGAGTTAAATAAAAAATACAGGAAAAAAGACAGGCCGACCGATGTTTTATCTTTTTATTTTGATAAGGAAGAAGCGTGTGGCGCGGCCGGGACGCGCCTCCTCGGTGACGTTGTAATCTCTGTTGAAACCGCGCTTCGGCAGGCAAAAGAAATAGGTCACAGTTTTGAAAAAGAACTGAAAATTCTTTTGATTCACGGGATATTGCATCTTTTTGACTATGATCATATCAAAAAGAAAGATTTTGAAATTATGAGAAAAAAAGAAAAAGAAGTTTTTGCGTTGATAAAAAATATTTAAAGATAACCTCCGCCCCTCTCCGTTTATGAATAAGCCAAAAATTAAAATCTTTGTCTGGATAAATATAGCGGTCCTGCTTGCCCTGATTTTTGTAAATATTTATCTGGAGGAAACAAAACAGGAAGACATAGAATCTGAAAGAAAATCTCTTGCCTCAGTTTATCCCGGGGCGGTCGGTTTTTCGGAAAAAAAAGGTGCGCCGCCTCATTATGAAGTTTATATGCTGAATGAAAAGGGGGAGAAAGAACTTGACGGGTTATGTTTCCTGTCAACGGATTTTGCCCCCGGTGTCAGGGGATATGCGGGGAAAATAAAGATTTTGATAGGTATGGATAAAGACGGGCAGGTCAGGGGAATAAAAGTATTGTCCCACAATGAAACACCATCGTATATCCAGGAACTCCAGGGACCTGTATTTACAGACCAATTTAAAAAGATGGACCACCGGAGCGGGTTCAAGCTGGGTACGGACCTGGATGGTATAGCAAGGGCGACGGTGACAAGCCAGGCAGTTGCTTCCGCGGTTGAAAAATCCGTCAAACTCGCGGCGAGTAAATTTTTTAAACTCGAGGTAAAGCAGGAAGAACCATTTACATGGATAAATATTTTTAAAAATTATAATTTATATATAATTATTTTATTTTTTGTCCTGGCTGTTGTTTTTTATTTATACGGCGTAAGATACGGCAGGTATGTTATATTAGCCGGCGCGATATCGTATTTTGGTTTTTTGGAGCTTAATTTTATTTCGATTATAGGGCTGATTAACATTTTCACAGGCAAAATTCCCAATATTGCCGCGAGTTTGTCATGGTATTTGTTGTTTTCTTTGGCATTTATTACAACAATACTCTGGGGAAGGATTTATTGCGGGTGGATTTGCCCGTTCGGCGCGATACAGGAATTTATGGGAAAAATAAGCCCTTTTTGCGCGAAAATAAATTATGAAAGCGAAAAAAAGGCCCGCCGGATAAAAAATTACCTGTTTCTGATTATAACCGGGGCGGTATTTTATACGGGGAATATCGGTTTTACCAATTATGAGCCTTTTAACGCGATTTTCAGATTAAAAGGGCCGGTTTTTATATTTATTTTTATTTTATTCTTATTAGTAAGTTCACTTTTTATTTTCAGGTTCTGGTGCAGGTATCTGTGTCCTGTCGGGGCATTTTTAAGTATATTGTCCAATTTTTCCATTTTTTCTTTAAAGGCAGAAAAAGAATGTAGTTTGTGTAAAAAATGCGCGGGTAAATGCCCCGTGGAAATATGCGAAGTAGAAGAGGATGTTTTTATTGATAAAGGGGAGTGTATTCAGTGTAACCTGTGCAGGGAAGAATGCAAAGAAAAGGCCATAGGGAATTAATTTTAAGTAATAATTATTATGTTATATAAATTAGACCTTCATATTCACACGAAAGCCTCTAAATGCTTTAAAGATGAAAAGCTGAGCAATGCGGAAATAAATAACGCGATTGTAAAACAGGCGAAAAATAAAGTGCTTGATTTGATAGCGGTCACAGACCATTACACATTTAAAAATTACCAGGAGATAAAGGACGCCGCGCGAAAGGAAAATATTAAAGTAGTTCCCGGCATGGAGTTTTCCTTGAAGGCGAAAACACCTGAAAAAGTATCTTTAATCGCGTTATTTGATGAACAAATTGAACCGTTTCATTTGAAAAATAAAATCTTCTCAAGACTAAATATCCCACCCGAAGCCGAAGGAAACGGCTATTTTCTGATTGAAAACGGTATACCGGAAATTCTTGATATGGTAAGGGAAAATAAAGGACTGGTTTTTTCCGCGCACCAGGACAAAAATGAAGGCAGGATGTTATTTGTCCCTGATCTTGTAAAGTGCGGAATTAATTTGTTTGACCTCAGGGATCCTGCCGGAAAAGATGAATTTTCGGAAAAATTCAGCAAATATAATATTATCCCTTTAACTTTTTCCGACAGCCACAAAATAGAAGATGTGGGAAAATATTTTATGGAACTGCCTCTGGACAAATGTTCATTTTTTGGGTTTAAAAATTATATAAATAGTTTATAATATAGTAGAGGTGTATTATGAAAAACAAAATTCTATTTCTGATAATCATAAATTTGTTATTTTTTTTAAACGGCATTGACGGAAAAATGATAAGATACCCGGCTGTCGCGGGCCAGTTCTATCCCGCGGGAAAAGATGAATTGATAAAGATGATAGACGGGTATTTATCTAAAGCCAATCCTCCAAAAATAGAAGGAACACTCCAGGGGTTAATCAGCCCGCATGCCGGCTATGTTTATTCAGGGCCTGTCGCGGGTTACGCGTATAAAATATTGCAGGATAAGAAATACAAGGCGGTTATAATTTTAGGGGCGAGCCACCATATGCCGTTTTCATACGGGGCCGTTTATTATCCTGACGGCGGGGATAATTATTTCCGGACGCCGCTTGGAGACGTAAAAATTAACAATACGATCCCGGGAAAGCTGTTAAAGAATAAAACTATTTTTAAAGCAGATGAAAATCCGCACTTGCCCGAACATTCAATCGAAGTGCAGATACCGTTTTTACAGAGAGTTTTAAAACCGGGGTTTGAAATAGTCCCGATTTTATTTGGGACGGATTCGTATCAAATTCTGGAGGAGGCGGCAGGGGAAATTTATGAGGCAATAAAGGATGAAAATGACGTGCTTGTGATAGCGAGCACGGATTTATCGCATTATTATGATTACAAGACCGCGCAAAAAATGGATAAGACAGGGATTGACGCCATTAAAACATTAAACCCGCTGGTTTTAATAGAACCTGTAATAAAAAGGGAAACCCAGCTTTGCGGTTTGCCGGGGGTTTTGGTTGAAATGCTTTTAGCGAAAAAATCAGGCGCGAATAACGTGCAGGTGCTGAATATGGCGAATTCCGGCGATGTTGAAATCGGGGATAAAAACAGGGTAGTCGGGTATTCGGCTGTCGCGATAACAAAAAAATAATATTTCTAAAACCATAAGAATATTGGATTACACGGGTTAGAGAGGGTTACACAGATGACTGAAAAATCATGGAAAAGAATCTTTGTTTCTTCGATTTGGGTTGGAAGTGTCCTGGCTATTTTGGGCTATTCGCAGTATATTTTATATTATTTTTTCAGGGACAAGGAAATATTTTATTATTCCGGGAGTTTTCTTTTTTTAAGCGGCATTTTCGTGCTTGTAATATCAATTATTATTGCCATAGTGAAAAGTGTTTATTTTATTTTTGATACCAAAGAATAACTAAAATTGCTGACTTTCGAACCAATTATAATAAAATATGAAGGAAAATAGTCTAAAAAAAAATTACAGCTTGTTGAAAAAACATTCCAAAAATGCAGGGACGGTTTTGTTTGGTGTTGCCGACATATCGAAACTCAAGGAAGATTTTATTTTTGAGGACAGAAGCGTACTGGATAATTTAAATTATGCTGTGTCAATCGGGATGCCTCTGCTTGCGGGTGTCCTGGAAACTATAAGAGATAAACCCACGCCTCTTTATTTTCATCATTACAGGCAGACTAACAATGTCCTGGATAAGTTAACGAATGAGATTTCTCATTTTATACAGAATAAAGGATTCAAGGCCATTCCGATTCCCGCGTCACAGATTATTGACTGGAAAAGGCAATTGGCGCAGGTATCACACAGGGTTATAGCCTATAACGCGGGGCTTGGCTGGTGGGGAAGAAATAACCTTTTAGTGAACCCGGTTTATGGCTCGAAGGCAAGATATGCGACAATACTTACCGATTTCCCGTTACAGGCTGACGGCCCTTTGAAAAATGGGTGCGGCGTATGTGTTAAATGTATTTCCGTATGCCCCACAAACGCTATTAACAAAGATTCAAGAAATTTTAAAAGAGAAGATTGCCTTGAAAAATTAAAAGAATTCGCAAGAATACCGGGCATAGGCCAGTTTATATGCGGGATATGCGTGAAGGTATGTGACGGAAAATCCAAAATTCAAAATTCAAAATTTAGGAATAAAGTACTTTATGGGAAAAGAAATAAATAGCCCGCCGGTTAAATTGATTACCGCTATTTATACGAACCAAATAAATCTTTTCACTGTTATTGAGGAAAAACTCGCCGGGAAATTCGGCGACATCGATTCAAAAAGCGAAATATTTGATTTTAATTATACGGATTATTATGAAAAAGAAATGGGGAAGGATTTAAAAAAAAGATTTATTTCGTTTGAAAAATTAATTGAACCCCCGGAGCTTGCTGATATTAAAATATTCACCAACCATGTTGAATCTCAATATTTGAAGGATAATAAACGCCGGGTTAATATAGACCCTGGGTATTTGACCCTCGCAAAATTAGTTTTGGCTTCAACAAAAGATTATTCACACCGTATTTATTTAAAAAGCGGTATCTACGCAGAAGTTACCCTGTTTTACCAGGATAATGAATTCAGGTGCCTACCATGGACATATCCGGACTATAAATCGGAGTTTGGCCTTTCTTTTTTCAAAAAAGCAAGAAGCGTATACCATAAACAAATAATATTAACAAAATAACACTAAAATCTTTTATACAGC
Encoded proteins:
- a CDS encoding 4Fe-4S binding protein yields the protein MNKPKIKIFVWINIAVLLALIFVNIYLEETKQEDIESERKSLASVYPGAVGFSEKKGAPPHYEVYMLNEKGEKELDGLCFLSTDFAPGVRGYAGKIKILIGMDKDGQVRGIKVLSHNETPSYIQELQGPVFTDQFKKMDHRSGFKLGTDLDGIARATVTSQAVASAVEKSVKLAASKFFKLEVKQEEPFTWINIFKNYNLYIIILFFVLAVVFYLYGVRYGRYVILAGAISYFGFLELNFISIIGLINIFTGKIPNIAASLSWYLLFSLAFITTILWGRIYCGWICPFGAIQEFMGKISPFCAKINYESEKKARRIKNYLFLIITGAVFYTGNIGFTNYEPFNAIFRLKGPVFIFIFILFLLVSSLFIFRFWCRYLCPVGAFLSILSNFSIFSLKAEKECSLCKKCAGKCPVEICEVEEDVFIDKGECIQCNLCREECKEKAIGN
- a CDS encoding PHP domain-containing protein; this encodes MLYKLDLHIHTKASKCFKDEKLSNAEINNAIVKQAKNKVLDLIAVTDHYTFKNYQEIKDAARKENIKVVPGMEFSLKAKTPEKVSLIALFDEQIEPFHLKNKIFSRLNIPPEAEGNGYFLIENGIPEILDMVRENKGLVFSAHQDKNEGRMLFVPDLVKCGINLFDLRDPAGKDEFSEKFSKYNIIPLTFSDSHKIEDVGKYFMELPLDKCSFFGFKNYINSL
- a CDS encoding DUF4416 family protein; this encodes MGKEINSPPVKLITAIYTNQINLFTVIEEKLAGKFGDIDSKSEIFDFNYTDYYEKEMGKDLKKRFISFEKLIEPPELADIKIFTNHVESQYLKDNKRRVNIDPGYLTLAKLVLASTKDYSHRIYLKSGIYAEVTLFYQDNEFRCLPWTYPDYKSEFGLSFFKKARSVYHKQIILTK
- the ybeY gene encoding rRNA maturation RNase YbeY, coding for MKILINNWQKSARLRIKELKKVISTVLKGLGSEEAIVGITFVDDKTIKELNKKYRKKDRPTDVLSFYFDKEEACGAAGTRLLGDVVISVETALRQAKEIGHSFEKELKILLIHGILHLFDYDHIKKKDFEIMRKKEKEVFALIKNI
- the amrB gene encoding AmmeMemoRadiSam system protein B, with product MKNKILFLIIINLLFFLNGIDGKMIRYPAVAGQFYPAGKDELIKMIDGYLSKANPPKIEGTLQGLISPHAGYVYSGPVAGYAYKILQDKKYKAVIILGASHHMPFSYGAVYYPDGGDNYFRTPLGDVKINNTIPGKLLKNKTIFKADENPHLPEHSIEVQIPFLQRVLKPGFEIVPILFGTDSYQILEEAAGEIYEAIKDENDVLVIASTDLSHYYDYKTAQKMDKTGIDAIKTLNPLVLIEPVIKRETQLCGLPGVLVEMLLAKKSGANNVQVLNMANSGDVEIGDKNRVVGYSAVAITKK